The nucleotide sequence CCACCTTCTTCACGAGGTCCGGATTTTCCTTTTCCAGCAATGGCTTGAAAAGCTCGACAATCTTTTGGGCACCGTCGACATTGGCCTTGAAATCCCAGAGGTCGGTGTGACTGTAACGATCCTCCTCACCGGAGATCTTGGTTGCCGCCACTTCTTCGAGCAAGGCAGCAGCACCGCCAACCACCTTCTCTGGCGGCACGGTGAGGTCTTTCACCCGCTTCTGAAGTTCCAGCACATCAGCATAGAGCTTGTCTGCAATGGGCGCGAGATCTTCGGTCGAATTCTGCGCGAACAGGCCGTATTCGATACGGTGGAATCCGGTGAAGTCTTCCGACTTCTCACCATTTTCATGGTCATCCGCACGACTGTCGATCGAAGCGTCGAGATCAGCGAAGAGTTCGGCAATCGGTTCGATCTTTTCGTAGGAGACACGGGTGGAGGGATAAAGCGCCTTAGCCTTTTCCAGATCGCCTGCCTTGACCGCATCGGTAAACGCCTTGGTGTCCTTGACCAGAACGTCGAGGTTTTCCTGCACATAGACCTTGTAATCAGCGATCGGCTGAACGAGGTCCAGCGGTGAAACTTCGGCCTTCGCAGCGCCGAAGCTGAGCGTAAGGGCAACGGCACATGCCGATGCAAGCAATGGCAGACGATACTTCATATTTTGCCTCTCCACGTGGGACGCATTTCAAAAAATGCGCGTAAAATCAAAATGTTCTGGTAGTTTCCTTACCCGCGGGCATTTTGCGGACCGCTGGCCTCCAAAAGTGCGCGCGCGTAGTAGTCCTTGTGATCCTCAACACCTGGCAGCGCGAAGAAATACCCACCCCCGATCGGCTTCAGATATTCTTCCAGCGGCTCACCGTTGAGCCGGTTCTGAACCGTGATGAAGCCCTTTTCCAGATCGGCCTGATAGGCGATGAAAAGCAGACCCATATCAAGCTGGCCCGATTTGCTGACGCCATTGGAATAGTTGAACGGACGACGCAGAATGAGGTGCTGCTCGGCATTTGCATCGCGCGGATTTGCCAGGCGGATATGCGAGTCGAGCGGCGTGATTTTGCCGTCGGCGTCCTTCGCATAATTGGGAACATCGGTTTCGGTTTTTCCGTCGAATGGCGCTCCGCTATCCTTGCGCCGTCCGAAAATCGCTTCCTGTTCCTGTAGCGGCGTACGATCCCAGCGTTCGACAAAGTTCCGTATGATGCGCACCGCCATATAGCTGCCATTGGTTGCCCAATCCGGCTCCGCATTTTTTTCGCCCACCCAGACGATGCGGTTCATCAATGCCTCATCAGATGGATCGGGATTGGCAGACCCGTCGCGGAAGCCCAGGAAATTCCGCGCACTTTCTTTCGCCTTCGGCGAATGCGGCGGCTGCACAGGAACCGTCCCTTCCTGTTTCCAGCGCACCAACAAAAGGTCGGGCATGTTCTTCATGATGTCGCGCAGGGCGTGAATGTTCGTGTCCGGCGTATTTGAACAGAACTGAATTACGAGGTCCCCGTGGCAAATGTCCTTTTGCAGGGCATCGTTGGGAAAACTCGTCATGCGCTGCAGAAGTTTCGGCTTCAACGGTTTCAGGCCAAAACGGTCATCGAACAGAGACGAACCAAGCGCAACCGTAACAGTGAGATTGTCGGGTGTGACGACCGGGCCAAGAATGCCGGAATCGGAGGGCGGAAATTTTGCATCGAGTTCCGGCGGCGTCCCGCCTTTCATCAGAAATTCGGTCCTCTCGGTGAGCAGCCGGAACATGCGCTCAAGTTCGGAGCGGTCCCGTGCCAAAACGTCGAAAGAAGCAACGAGCCCGGCCGCGGGACGCGGCGTGACGATGCCTGGCTGGTGCTTTCCGTAAAAAGCCTGGCTTTCGTGAAGCTTCTCGCTCTCAGGCGCATTGGTCACGTTCTCAGAAGAAAGCGCTTGTGCTGCCTGAGGTGCAAGCACGCTTCCAACAGTTCCGGCAACACCGGCGGCTCCCGCACCCAGCAGCAATGCGCGCCGAGCGGACGAAACAGGTTCTTCAGACGTTATCGTATCGTTTTTAAAAAATTTTCTGGTCATCAATCTACTCCCAGCTGATCGCGGAGTTTCGTAAATTGCGCAGCAAGTTGTGCCGCGCCGTCCTTGAATTTCGCCTTTTCATCAGGCGACAGTGCGTCATACGCCTTGAAACCATTGCCCTGAGCGTCCGCACCGAGCAGCGACTTGATCGAAGCAGCGTCCTTGTCGATGCCTTCGAATGCCTTTTGATCAACCTTTTCGACAATGGGGCGCAGGACATTGGCAGTCTTGGCGGCGCCTTCGAGAAGGCCCGACAAAGCCTGCAGATCAGTATGTGCATAGCGGTCCTCACCTTCATCCGACGCTGTTGAAGCGAAACGGTTAAGGGCGGAAGCAGTGCCCGCCATCATGCGGTCCGGTGAAATGCGAAGTCCGCGAATGCGTTCTTTCAAGACGGTGGCGTCCTGCTCAAGCTTGCCAGCCACAGCTGCCAGTCCATCGACGGATTTCTGTTCGAACAGACCATATTCGACACGGTGCAAACCACCGAAGCCTGCGTCCTTCTCGCGCTTTTCGAAATAATCGGCACGGGCATTAATGGCCGTATCGAGATCGGAAAATGCTTCCGAGACGGGCGCAATGCGCGCATAGGCGGCGCGCGCCGGACCATAGGCGGCTTGTGCGGCTTCCAGATTACCGCTCGCTATTGCGGCGGAAAGCGCCGCAACAGCTTTCTGGAATTCAGCAACCTCGGTTGTGAGATAAATCTGATATTCAGCCAGTGCACCGATAAAAGCTATAAGGGGCAGTTTGCTCTTTTCCGCTTCGCTGGCAGCGGTCGCAGTTACGGTCAGCTTGCCCCGAGGATTGGAAAGAAGCCCGCAGGTAATCTGGTATTCGCCTGGCGCCAGCTTCGCTGTGATTGTCTGCTTGAAGCCCGGCGCAATATTCTCGCGCTCTTCGAGAACCATCACACCATCGAGGATTTCCCACTCGACCGTGCGATCCGACTTGTTGATGATTTCAAAAACCGAGCGCCCGGCCGGGACGGTCAATTCGTTCGGCTCGCAGCTTTTTGCATTGATCGCGACTTGTATCTTGTCGCCAGCTCCTGCATGCCGCGCTTTGTCCGATACACGGGATGCATAATAAAATGCCCCACCGGCAGCGAGCAGCAGCAGCACGGCGACGGCCAGTCCTATGCGGACCAGATTGCGCGACATCGGTTCTGTAGGCTTCGGGTTCGTCATGAAAATCTCTTTTATTGTGCGCTTGTCTTGATCTGGCTTGCGGCCACTGATCCGCTCGCTGGCATGAGGAACAGGATGAGTGCCGGAACGAGGAAAGCCACATAGGCGACCACTTCGCTGACAGTCGGCGTTGCGATATATCCGAAAACCCCAGCCAGAACTGAGCCGAGCGTACTGTCTAGCGGGAGAATGTCGCTCGCGTCGAAAACGACTGCCTGGAAGTGGTTCCAGATACCTGCCTCATGCAGCGCCATGACAGAATTGGCCAGAATGCCCGCCGCGATGATCAGGATGAAAACGCCCGTCCAGCGAAAGAAGCGGCGGAGGTTCAACTTCAAGCCGCCTTTAAAGATGCCGTATCCAACCGCCGCTGCAAGCAAAACGCCGAGCAGCGCGCCCACAGGCGCCGCCGGGCCTTCGCTCTGCTGGAAAGCAGCCAGCAAAAAGAAAACGGATTCAAGCCCTTCACGCGCCACCGCAAAGAAGACCATGAGAATAAGACCAAAGCCCTTGTGCGTCGGGGTTTGGAACGCCGCATCGATGGAATGATGCAGTTCCACCTTGATGGAGCGCGCCGCCTTGCGCATCCAGAACACCATTGAAGTGAGGACGAAAACCGCAATCAGACCAATAATGGCCTCGAAAAGCTCCTGCGCTTTCTGAGGAAATTCCGCGCTCAGAAGCTGCAGGATAGCGCCAACAGTCAGCGACATGGCCAAAGCCAGCAGAATGCCAATCCAGACCACAGGCATCCAGGCGCTACGCCCGGTTTGATGGAGATAAGTGGCAATAATCCCGACGATCAGCGCAGCTTCCACGCCTTCGCGGAACATGATGAGAAAAGGTACAAGCATTCCGACTATCCAAAAGACAGAGAAATCGGCCTGTCCGATGGTCGCTTCTCTTCAAACCCGGCATGAAGCCTTCGTCATTTGGTCATCTTTTATATCCGCACTGCCAGCCCTGCAAGTTAAATGAAGTTGACCAGCGCAGGAATGTTTTAGAATTATTCTAACCATTTCAGAAGCTTATAACTGTGACTGGATGATAGAATTGTATAAGGCATTGAAAATGCACCTAAGTCATCTCCGCGTAACCGGATAGCAGATGCAGTGGGCAGAGATAAACTGGCCTCGATCCGGAGCAGGCCACGGATCACGACTTCCTCTCTCCCTTTCGCCCAACCTTTATCTCTTCGAGATTGAGATTGGTATCGTCGTCGTTTTTGCGATCCCGGTGGTAATTCGCGTCGAGATGAAGCGATGCTATCGTTTGTTGTGTGATCGCTCCCAAGAAGCTTCGAGCCTCGGAATCGATCTTGGAGTCGAGCGAGACCACCACGACGAAAGATTGTTTCGATTTGAAGCACGACTTGTCCGTTGAGGAACACAAATATTGACCAATGACCCGCTGGGAACGGTCAAAATGGGAAAAGTTTCAGAATTTTCCGAAATGGTCAAAAATTTCGTGTTTCAGGGGTTGAAGATTGGAGCAAGGTGATACATATCACAGTCACTTACCGCTGTGCCTCCTCCCATTGCGCGCGGTAAGTGTTCCCCTCTGGAGGTTTGCCTATAAGGCACCTTCATAACTTAGCCGGACTTCCCAGTCCGGCTCTTTTTTTGCCTGAAATCCGGCTAGCGTCTCATTTCACCGCATAGATGCAACCAGCACATCTTTCTGTTTTAAAAGAACAATCCGGGAGAGACGCCTCGACCCGAGCGGCTTTCCAAGCAGATTAACTGAAATCCAGTTAATCAATAAATTCTGCCTGTCCATGCGCAAAAAAAGCGCCGCGTTTCCGCGGCGCTTCTTGTCGGCAAAACTGCGCTTCAACTTATCCGTAGGCAGCTACAGGCGGGCATGAGCAGATGAGATTTCTGTCACCGCCCACATTATCCACGCGGCTGACCGGTGGCCAATATTTTGCTGTCGCGTCGAAATCGCCATTGATAGCGCTTGCCGGGAACACTGCTTCCTCACGGGTGTAAGGATGTGTCCATTCGCTCGCCAGCGTATCGCCTGCCGTGTGCGGTGCATTGGCAAGAGGATTGTCGTCCGCAGGCCAGACACCATCGGCAACCTTTTTCGCCTCAGTTGCAATGGCAATCATCGCATCGCAAAGACGGTCGATTTCCGACTTCGGTTCAGACTCGGTCGGCTCGATCATCAGCGTACCGGCAACCGGCCAGGACATGGTCGGCGCATGGAAACCGTAGTCGATGAGGCGCTTGGCCACGTCTTCCACAGTCACGCCAGCGCTATCCTTCAGAACTCGCGTATCAACAATGCACTCATGCGCCACACGATCATGTGCGCCGGTATAAAGGATCGGATAAGCGTCCTTCAAACGATGCGCAATGTAGTTGGCATTGAGGATCGCAGCCTCGGTCGCCTTCTTGAGACCAGCGCCGCCCATCATGCGGATATACATCCACGTGATGACCAGAATGGATGCGCTACCGAAAGGCGCCGCCGAAACAGCGTGCTTGGAACCGATATCCACATGGCCCGGCAAATAAGGCACCAGATGCTTGGCAACGCCAATCGGGCCAACGCCCGGACCGCCACCGCCATGCGGGATGCAGAAGGTCTTGTGCAGGTTCATGTGACAGACGTCAGCGCCAATGTCGCAAGGACGGGCGAGCCCAACCAGCGCATTGAGGTTCGCACCGTCGAAATAGACCTGACCGCCATTTTCATGGACGATTTCGCAGAACGCCTTGATGCCTTCTTCGAACACGCCATAGGTCGAAGGATAGGTGATCATGAAGGCAGCGAGATTATCACGATGCTTCTCGGCCTTGGCTTTCAGATCGTCGATGTCGATATCGCCATCTGGACGGCAATTGACCACGACAACGCTCATGCCAGCCATCGAGGCGCTGGCCGGATTGGTGCCATGTGCAGACGATGGAATAAGGCAGATGTTGCGATGACCTTCGCCCCGCGACTGGTGATAGTGGCGAATTGCCAGCAGACCAGCATATTCGCCCTGGCTACCTGCATTTGGCTGTAGCGAAACGCCAGCAAAGCCGGTGACTTCACAAAGCCAAGCTTCGACATCCGCCGTCATCCTGGCATAGCCTTCGGTCTGTGCCGCAGGCGCAAACGGATGCAGATTAGCAACCGTGTTCCAGCTCACCGGCATCATTTCTGCTGCCGCATTGAGCTTCATGGTGCATGAGCCAAGCGGGATCATTGCGCGGTCAAGCGCCAGATCCTTGTCGGCCAGACGACGCAGGAAGCGCATCATCTCGGTTTCGGAACGATGCGAATGGAATACTTCCTGCGTGAGGAAGCCTTCACCGCGTCCCTTGCCGGGCACGAGAACCTTGTCACCGTCGACCAGCTTGGCACCAAACAGAACGGCAAGCGCTGCAAGATCTTCCTCGGTCGAGGTTTCATCGAAGGTTACGCCGACCGTGTCCGCATCGATGACACGAAGCAGACGACCGCCCTTGTCAGCTTCGTCAGCAATGGCCTTCGCCTTTCCGGCAACCTTGATGCTGACCGTATCGAACAGGCTATCGCCTGCGATTTCGACACCCGCGGCCTTGAGGCCGGAAGCAAAGCGGGCAGCAAGACCGGCAACGCGGGTGGCAATCGCCTGCAAGCCTGCCGGGCCATGCCAGATCGCGAAGGATGCGGCCATATTGGCAAGCAGGGCCTGCGCAGTGCAGATGTTGGAGGTCGCCTTGTCGCGACGGATATGCTGCTCACGGGTCTGGAGCGCCAGACGATAGGCCGCACGGCCATGCGCATCGACCGACTGGCCGACGATGCGGCCGGGAATGATGCGAGTCAGAGGTTCCGACACAGCCAGATATGCTGCATGTGGGCCCCCAAAGCCCATCGGTACGCCGTAACGCTGCATGGAGCCAACAGCCATGTCCGCGCCCCACGTCGCAGGCGCTTCCATGATCGTCAGCGCCAGCGGATCGGCAACGGCAATAACGAGTGCGCCCTTGGCCTTCGCATCGGCAATCACCTTGCTGAAGTCGCCGTAGACGCCGCGTGTATCCGGCCACGGCACGACGATGGCAGCAGTATTTTCATCGAGAGTGCTGCCGGTTTCGATCTGCCAGCCGAGCGGTTCAGCGCGGGTGTTCACCACATCAACCGTCTGCGGATGCAGTTCGCCTGCAAGCAGGATACGGCTTCGCTTGTCGCGGTGATGACGGCAGGCAACGCCAATGGCTTCAGCAACCGCAGTTGCTTCATCGAGAAGCGAGGCGCAGGCGACCGGCAGGCCGGTCAGTTCTGCAACCAGCGTCTGGAAGTGGAACAGAAGCTCAAGACGACCCTGGCTGATTTCCGACTGGTACGGCGTATAGGCGGTGTACCAGGCA is from Brucella intermedia LMG 3301 and encodes:
- the gcvP gene encoding aminomethyl-transferring glycine dehydrogenase; translation: MTQQVLPFVARHIGPRLEDERAMLAALGLPSMETLITQAVPASIRLNRALDLPAPLSESDALAELNAIMGRNVVKKSFIGAGYHGVHTPPVIQRNLFENPAWYTAYTPYQSEISQGRLELLFHFQTLVAELTGLPVACASLLDEATAVAEAIGVACRHHRDKRSRILLAGELHPQTVDVVNTRAEPLGWQIETGSTLDENTAAIVVPWPDTRGVYGDFSKVIADAKAKGALVIAVADPLALTIMEAPATWGADMAVGSMQRYGVPMGFGGPHAAYLAVSEPLTRIIPGRIVGQSVDAHGRAAYRLALQTREQHIRRDKATSNICTAQALLANMAASFAIWHGPAGLQAIATRVAGLAARFASGLKAAGVEIAGDSLFDTVSIKVAGKAKAIADEADKGGRLLRVIDADTVGVTFDETSTEEDLAALAVLFGAKLVDGDKVLVPGKGRGEGFLTQEVFHSHRSETEMMRFLRRLADKDLALDRAMIPLGSCTMKLNAAAEMMPVSWNTVANLHPFAPAAQTEGYARMTADVEAWLCEVTGFAGVSLQPNAGSQGEYAGLLAIRHYHQSRGEGHRNICLIPSSAHGTNPASASMAGMSVVVVNCRPDGDIDIDDLKAKAEKHRDNLAAFMITYPSTYGVFEEGIKAFCEIVHENGGQVYFDGANLNALVGLARPCDIGADVCHMNLHKTFCIPHGGGGPGVGPIGVAKHLVPYLPGHVDIGSKHAVSAAPFGSASILVITWMYIRMMGGAGLKKATEAAILNANYIAHRLKDAYPILYTGAHDRVAHECIVDTRVLKDSAGVTVEDVAKRLIDYGFHAPTMSWPVAGTLMIEPTESEPKSEIDRLCDAMIAIATEAKKVADGVWPADDNPLANAPHTAGDTLASEWTHPYTREEAVFPASAINGDFDATAKYWPPVSRVDNVGGDRNLICSCPPVAAYG
- the efeO gene encoding iron uptake system protein EfeO, translating into MKYRLPLLASACAVALTLSFGAAKAEVSPLDLVQPIADYKVYVQENLDVLVKDTKAFTDAVKAGDLEKAKALYPSTRVSYEKIEPIAELFADLDASIDSRADDHENGEKSEDFTGFHRIEYGLFAQNSTEDLAPIADKLYADVLELQKRVKDLTVPPEKVVGGAAALLEEVAATKISGEEDRYSHTDLWDFKANVDGAQKIVELFKPLLEKENPDLVKKVEINFKTVDDILAKYKKGDGYESYDKLSEDDRKALAGPVTTLAEDLSTLRGTLGLN
- the efeB gene encoding iron uptake transporter deferrochelatase/peroxidase subunit; its protein translation is MTRKFFKNDTITSEEPVSSARRALLLGAGAAGVAGTVGSVLAPQAAQALSSENVTNAPESEKLHESQAFYGKHQPGIVTPRPAAGLVASFDVLARDRSELERMFRLLTERTEFLMKGGTPPELDAKFPPSDSGILGPVVTPDNLTVTVALGSSLFDDRFGLKPLKPKLLQRMTSFPNDALQKDICHGDLVIQFCSNTPDTNIHALRDIMKNMPDLLLVRWKQEGTVPVQPPHSPKAKESARNFLGFRDGSANPDPSDEALMNRIVWVGEKNAEPDWATNGSYMAVRIIRNFVERWDRTPLQEQEAIFGRRKDSGAPFDGKTETDVPNYAKDADGKITPLDSHIRLANPRDANAEQHLILRRPFNYSNGVSKSGQLDMGLLFIAYQADLEKGFITVQNRLNGEPLEEYLKPIGGGYFFALPGVEDHKDYYARALLEASGPQNARG
- the efeO gene encoding iron uptake system protein EfeO; its protein translation is MTNPKPTEPMSRNLVRIGLAVAVLLLLAAGGAFYYASRVSDKARHAGAGDKIQVAINAKSCEPNELTVPAGRSVFEIINKSDRTVEWEILDGVMVLEERENIAPGFKQTITAKLAPGEYQITCGLLSNPRGKLTVTATAASEAEKSKLPLIAFIGALAEYQIYLTTEVAEFQKAVAALSAAIASGNLEAAQAAYGPARAAYARIAPVSEAFSDLDTAINARADYFEKREKDAGFGGLHRVEYGLFEQKSVDGLAAVAGKLEQDATVLKERIRGLRISPDRMMAGTASALNRFASTASDEGEDRYAHTDLQALSGLLEGAAKTANVLRPIVEKVDQKAFEGIDKDAASIKSLLGADAQGNGFKAYDALSPDEKAKFKDGAAQLAAQFTKLRDQLGVD
- the efeU gene encoding iron uptake transporter permease EfeU, producing MLVPFLIMFREGVEAALIVGIIATYLHQTGRSAWMPVVWIGILLALAMSLTVGAILQLLSAEFPQKAQELFEAIIGLIAVFVLTSMVFWMRKAARSIKVELHHSIDAAFQTPTHKGFGLILMVFFAVAREGLESVFFLLAAFQQSEGPAAPVGALLGVLLAAAVGYGIFKGGLKLNLRRFFRWTGVFILIIAAGILANSVMALHEAGIWNHFQAVVFDASDILPLDSTLGSVLAGVFGYIATPTVSEVVAYVAFLVPALILFLMPASGSVAASQIKTSAQ